A stretch of DNA from Pyxicephalus adspersus chromosome 5, UCB_Pads_2.0, whole genome shotgun sequence:
TATAATGAACCCATTTCTCCAcctacctgtatatataccttCTACCAGTTAATGACAAGGGAAACAGTGAAaagaactgcaaaataaaaacatattttgtatggGTTTAAATATAGCCTTTTCACACTTCATGTTTGATTGACTGTCAGTGATTTTCTGGTTTAGAAAGAACAAATGTCTGttcttttaaaacatacaaatgacaCAGAATTAGGattttgtacaaattaaaagtatatataattctCAATACATTTGGGGCCTAAATTTACATGTTTATGGATGATATCCTAAAGTACAACTAGTAATCAACAATATTTTTTGATctataaaagtttaattttgactctttaaaaatttaaaaattttctctttaaaaaaaagtgtaaaattaggGATAATTGTGCAGTGCCAAATATTACAATCGGTAAAAAGCTTTACAAGTTATCTGTGACCTCTATATTAGATTTTAATTTGAAGGTATTAATTCTCAAATATCACAGCAAAGACTCTAGGGACTTTTTCAGACTAGCTTTTCCCTGTTGGCTGTGAATGGGTTCAGTTAATGCTTTACAAGCATGCCTGCCACATGATAGATACTACAAGCAATGTCCAATTCTATGCAGCAATTATAGTAGCAATTAGGGGCATTTCACAAGTGCCTGTCATTATAAAGCTTGGTGGGTGGTTGCCAGGCTATCGACTACCCAGGAACCACCAGTGAGCCATCAGGGAGCACCCAGTCATAACAACCCCTAAagtcagtttctaacagcttagtaATGCACACTGCGTGTTTACATTGGGAGGCTGGTAGGCTGCCAAGATTCTACTTCAATAGAAAATTAAGTAAAAGAATTTGAAATTTTAGTGCCtcttttgtgcattttctttaactccagacattaaataaattaagttGGTTAACATATTGGTCAGTCAACAATTTTGTTAACAGTAGCCCTGATACTTATTACTGTAGCCAAGATCAAACTGACAGTAAAGTAAATGAGGCTTATGCAAATTAAATCCATAAGAGcattacttaaaataataaaatacattgatgcACAGAAGTAACCAGGAACGAAATCTGTATTTGTAAGTGTGTAAATGCCTGATtatgatatttttgtaaattattgaaaacaatataatattaccTTGAATATTATAATTACCATTTGAATTTCTGATGCACATGTTCTCTTTGTTAAATATATCCCAGAGTAGTCTGACACTGACATAAATTGCCATTCAGCTCTTTTTTGTAAAGACAATTGTGTTAGTGCACTGCCTAGAAAATGCCAGCAAATCAGTTCCTGGCTTTACACACAAATCTAACAATGTAAACTGCTCTGTTCCAGATTCCTGAAATGCAACTGCTGTTGAAGATTGGGAAAGTGGATAAAATATGGACTAGAAGAATATTTCCAAGTAAGGAAGACTAAGGTTCTCAAGGGTCTAATATTTCACTTTCACCGTACTATGAATACAGTTAAGGAGGATCAAAACCTGCACACTTTGACAATCATCATATGAGGCCCATTGATTTTTGGGAATTTTTTGCAGAGTTTCCTGACAAACACAATGACTGGGCAAATAGCTGAAGACACATCTGAGTCTCCAAATCTAAACTCGGATGAGCTGGAATGCAAGATATGTTACAACCGATATAACTTAAGACAAAGAAAACCAAAAGTTTTGGGCTGTTGTCACAGAGTATGTGCCAAATGCCTCTACAAACTTGTGGACTGTGTGGAGTCTCCTCAATGTGTAATTGTATGCCCGTTTTGTAGGTTTGAAACTCGACTACCTGAGGATGAAGTCAGCAGTCTCCCAGATGACAACAATATTTTACTTAACCTAGCATGTGGTGGCAAAGGAAGGTGTTCGGGGGACAATCCTACAGAGTTGCTTCTAACACCAAAACGCCTGTCAACTCTAGTCACTCCATCACACAGTTCTACCAACTGCCTTGTGATCACCATAATGGAAGTTCAGAGAGAAAGTTCTCCATCTCTTAATGCTACTCCTGTGGTAGAATTCTACCGGCCTTCAACATATGACCCAGTTTCGATGCCTCAGAACTGGACAGTGTGGAATTGTACATCTCTAATCTGCCAAACCTCTGTACGTGTTTTTGTTTGGCTGCTAGGATTACTCTACTTCAGTTCCTTGCCTCTTGGGATATACTTGCTGGTATCAAAAAAGGTAACCCTTGGGGTTGTCTTTGTGAGCCTTGTCCCTTCTAGCCTTGTTATACTTATGGTATATGGATTCTGCCAATGTGTATGCCATGAATTTTTGGATTGTATGTCAACATCTTAgcacataaaaaaggaaacatgaaaatgtaaaaaacttgaACTGGCTGATGGAAGAAGGAAATACTGAAGTCTAATGATGTGTTTATAACCTAAATCTTCATCAGTCTTCTTTCTATCAGCAAGTACAGCACCTGCTATGTGGAACATAACACATTGAAGTGAAATGAATGAGACTTCTAATCAATTTAAGAAGggtatatttttgctatttttaccTTTGAATTCAGCCGCTGTACTGTCATTTCACTTTACCATGACAAAACTTGTTAAAATTAGTGTTTTATCTAAACATTCCTTTGTAAGTTCAGATTGTGTGCTAGAAgtgttagaaaaatatttattgtttgtattttttacaaaatttagatttttcttaaAACTGATATTCTCACAAAATAAAAGCCTGCAATGACAGCAGGGTACATGCTTAAGTATAGCATTACCTGAAATTGTGTGATGTTAATATTGGTAAGATACCTCAGGGAAAATAATGTCCATTCCTGATCTAGGAAGTGTGATATTATTTGCTCTAATTGAATAGAGCTTGGCCTTAGATATGTTCTAAAATGATGCTACAAACAGAAATGATTGTACACCTgtcaacataataaaattacatcaaGGCAAACGATTGAATGTGTTTGCTGGCAGAGTTAAATTACATACAGGCATTTAAAATCTCTCAAAGTCTCCATTATCAAGAATTACTAGTTCAACCTAAACTACTAAAGCCCATTTAAAGTCAGTTCATGGTATTGTGATACCCATGTGGATtctccataataaaaataaatggatagAGACTGAAACAGGCAACTCCTATTGGAGAGGCCAAAAATGAGTAATTTGGTGCCAACCTAAGGTTGACATATTAGGGGTGTTGTCCTTTAGCAGTTTTCATGCCTGGGATCCACATCACCATCTTTTAGAACATAATCAATTGCAATCAGCTGTCAAATtctcacaatttaaaaaaaaatgtatttgcacccgttcttaaaaaaaagtctgattttgCCTTAGTTACATGGCACTAACATCTGATTTCCTGatttttgttgtacattttacaGTTGAATTTCTCCACCATCTTCACTGAACACTAATTGCAAAGACCTGCCCATGTTTTGACTCATACCTACCCTAATTTTAGGCACAAATGacaaatattctttataattagCATTGGATTTTATGCAGGGTCATAGTTCTATATTGCTAAAACCTGACGTAGAGCATTATTTGGCATTCTAACCACTTGTTTCTTTGTCACTCTacgtcaggggtgtcaaaccctggcctgcaatgtccttttttttggcccccaaaggaatcctaaatatggcccgccgctgcattgaaatagcaccgctactacaattccctgcatcattcgcgtctatagaccagcggcctctctgcctatgcgtggccctgcattggactgttttatagacgcaagtaatgccgggaattgtaatagcggcatcactcgcgtctatagaccagcggcctctctgcctatgtgtagcccctcattggactgttttatagacgcaagtaatgctgggaattgtagtagcggcatcacttgcgtccataggccagcaggctctctgcctatgcatggccccgcattggactattttatatACACAAGTGCAGGGAATTGTGGTAGCAGTACTATTTCAATGAACAGGGAGTtccagtggcgggccactcataagatttagcatAAGATAAgccaaacctctttgtttccatatgaaaaggtttcgtatctaatgagaaggataaatgtcctcaattttttcaaggTTGGTCAGCgactttttctaagtttttaattttggcccactgcgtatttgagtttgacacccatgCTGTACGTCATATCCAACATTCCTGCGCACAGAATGCTTTCAGTGCAAGCTGGCTCTGGTCCAGAACCATACATAGTataattcatattaaatatttgctAGTTTCCTTGGTTGTCTTGATAAGTAATTTTGCAACCACACATTTGGTCTACACCAGGGACCAAAACAGTTTTACTTAACAGCATGGCTATAGTCAAAGATTGTAAATACtatcttttcctttttaatttacagtCGCCAGATGGAACATGACAAAACATGTTTTCATGGCCATGTCATATGCCAAATTATGAACTTTTTTGGAATTttgcacagaaaatgttttgtaaccAATATCTTCACCtagaaaattcctttttttaaataaaaagatagcaGTTAAACATCCACTTggtcctaaaaaataataaaaaaagttttggaatacttctaaaaagtgtaataaaaataaaaaaaagtataggaatTGATGTCATTTAAAGAGGGCAATCAGCTTGTGAATACAAAATGCTTTCTCACAAATCTGTAATTAAAGCTTCTTTAACAAGATATGATACATTCATAAACTTTGTGATGCTCCCAGGGTCATCTATATGTGAATATGCTCTATGTACACAGtggtaagataaaa
This window harbors:
- the RNF182 gene encoding E3 ubiquitin-protein ligase RNF182, producing MTGQIAEDTSESPNLNSDELECKICYNRYNLRQRKPKVLGCCHRVCAKCLYKLVDCVESPQCVIVCPFCRFETRLPEDEVSSLPDDNNILLNLACGGKGRCSGDNPTELLLTPKRLSTLVTPSHSSTNCLVITIMEVQRESSPSLNATPVVEFYRPSTYDPVSMPQNWTVWNCTSLICQTSVRVFVWLLGLLYFSSLPLGIYLLVSKKVTLGVVFVSLVPSSLVILMVYGFCQCVCHEFLDCMSTS